In Deinococcus psychrotolerans, a genomic segment contains:
- a CDS encoding SDR family NAD(P)-dependent oxidoreductase — MSISRPNPRPVAVLTGASSGIGAATARELSRRGYALVLAARRLEALEALRSELDSSGERIITVQADVTEDGDRRHLVAEALRQFGRIDALINNAGISIARGMWWDDPDPVRVLKTNLEAPIELTRLVLPAMRARRHGQIVNVASVAGIVAFQGIYSASKFGLRGFSLALRRELLGSGVNVSLVSPGFIKTELTAGASIPMPGPEIVARAIADVLERPKREVLVPRWYRLPALLEQIAPSVVDSVTALMRSKRYR, encoded by the coding sequence ATGTCCATTTCCCGCCCCAATCCGCGCCCGGTGGCTGTGCTGACCGGCGCTTCCAGCGGCATCGGCGCGGCCACTGCCCGTGAACTTTCGCGCCGGGGCTACGCGCTGGTGCTGGCCGCCCGCCGACTGGAAGCGCTGGAAGCCCTCCGCAGCGAACTCGATTCCAGCGGTGAACGGATCATCACCGTGCAGGCTGACGTGACCGAGGACGGCGACCGCAGGCACCTGGTCGCAGAAGCGCTGCGGCAGTTTGGCCGAATAGACGCTCTGATCAACAACGCCGGAATCAGCATCGCCCGGGGTATGTGGTGGGACGATCCCGACCCGGTGCGGGTGCTGAAAACCAATTTGGAAGCGCCGATTGAGTTGACCCGTTTGGTGCTCCCCGCCATGCGGGCCCGCAGGCACGGCCAGATTGTCAACGTGGCTTCGGTGGCGGGCATTGTCGCGTTTCAGGGCATTTACAGCGCCAGCAAGTTCGGTCTGCGCGGCTTTTCGCTGGCCCTGCGGCGCGAACTGCTCGGCAGCGGCGTGAATGTCAGCTTGGTGTCGCCGGGATTTATCAAAACCGAGCTGACGGCGGGCGCGAGCATTCCTATGCCGGGGCCGGAGATCGTGGCGAGGGCCATTGCCGACGTGCTGGAGCGGCCCAAACGCGAAGTGCTGGTGCCGAGGTGGTACCGCTTGCCCGCCCTACTTGAGCAAATCGCCCCCAGTGTGGTGGACAGCGTCACGGCGCTGATGCGCTCCAAGCGTTACCGCTGA
- a CDS encoding ABC transporter ATP-binding protein, with product MTLSAPSVTTPVKHNSPYALELRNITKRFPLVLANDNISMEVKWGSVHALCGENGAGKSTLVKIVYGAQPPTSGEIVVDGQVVNLKDPSDAIKLGIGMVFQHFMLVEPLTVTENVILGSEPTKGGAIDYAGARKKVAELIKQFNFGLDPDAKIEDLPVGMQQKVEILKTLYRGARILILDEPTAVLTPSETDELFEFLKGQYAAAGNSVVFISHKLHEVLHISDAISVIRDGKMIGTIPTKGATTETLANMMVGREVTLKVDKEPAQPGEVALDVRDVVVVNEHKKNVVNRVSFAVRRGEIVGIAGVEGNGQSQLVEAITGLITPQSGSITYDGKTAHGVKAVGQAGVSHVPEDRNERGLVLEMTTAENFILGEQDQAPFVGPFGLLKLDVIEKNARDLSEAYDVRPRSTALQAGRYSGGNAQKIIVAREMKKNPKILVASQPTRGVDIGAIEFIHAQIVKARDEGLAVLLISADLGEVMNLADRILVMYEGQVVGEVQADQATETQLGLMMTGSTLANTTPASASHAAANTSATK from the coding sequence ATGACCCTCAGCGCCCCCAGCGTGACGACGCCCGTCAAGCACAACTCGCCTTACGCCCTCGAGCTGCGCAACATCACCAAGCGCTTTCCTTTGGTGCTGGCCAACGACAACATCTCTATGGAAGTCAAATGGGGCAGCGTTCACGCGCTGTGCGGCGAAAACGGTGCGGGCAAATCCACCCTGGTCAAGATCGTCTACGGCGCTCAGCCGCCGACCTCCGGCGAGATCGTGGTGGACGGGCAGGTGGTCAACTTGAAAGACCCCAGCGACGCTATCAAACTGGGTATCGGGATGGTGTTTCAGCACTTTATGCTGGTCGAGCCGCTGACCGTCACCGAAAACGTGATTCTGGGCAGTGAACCCACCAAGGGCGGCGCGATCGACTACGCTGGAGCGCGGAAAAAAGTCGCCGAACTGATCAAGCAGTTTAACTTCGGCCTCGACCCTGACGCCAAAATTGAAGACCTGCCGGTGGGGATGCAGCAAAAGGTCGAGATTCTCAAAACGCTGTACCGGGGCGCACGCATTTTGATTCTGGACGAGCCGACGGCGGTGCTGACCCCATCGGAAACCGACGAGCTGTTCGAGTTTCTCAAGGGCCAGTACGCGGCGGCGGGCAACAGCGTGGTGTTCATTTCGCACAAGCTCCACGAGGTACTGCACATCTCCGACGCCATTTCGGTGATCCGCGACGGCAAGATGATCGGCACCATTCCGACCAAGGGAGCCACCACCGAAACGCTGGCCAACATGATGGTGGGCCGCGAAGTGACCCTCAAAGTCGACAAGGAACCGGCCCAGCCCGGCGAAGTGGCGCTGGACGTCAGAGACGTGGTGGTGGTCAACGAGCACAAGAAAAACGTGGTCAACCGGGTCTCGTTCGCGGTGCGGCGCGGCGAAATCGTCGGCATCGCGGGCGTGGAGGGCAACGGCCAGAGTCAGTTGGTGGAAGCCATCACCGGCCTGATCACGCCCCAGAGCGGCAGCATCACCTACGACGGCAAAACCGCGCACGGCGTCAAAGCGGTGGGGCAAGCCGGCGTCTCGCACGTCCCCGAAGACCGCAACGAGCGAGGCTTGGTGCTGGAGATGACCACCGCCGAGAACTTCATTTTGGGTGAGCAGGATCAGGCTCCGTTCGTGGGGCCGTTCGGGCTGCTCAAGCTGGACGTGATCGAGAAAAATGCCCGCGACCTGAGTGAAGCCTACGATGTGCGCCCGCGCTCGACCGCGCTGCAAGCCGGGCGCTATTCCGGCGGAAACGCCCAGAAAATCATCGTGGCCCGCGAAATGAAAAAAAATCCCAAGATTCTGGTCGCCAGTCAGCCGACGCGCGGCGTGGACATCGGGGCGATCGAATTTATTCACGCCCAGATCGTCAAAGCGCGGGATGAGGGACTGGCCGTGCTGCTGATCAGCGCCGACCTGGGCGAAGTGATGAACCTCGCCGACCGCATTCTGGTGATGTACGAGGGCCAAGTGGTCGGTGAGGTACAGGCCGACCAAGCCACCGAAACGCAGCTCGGCTTGATGATGACCGGCAGCACGCTGGCCAACACCACCCCAGCGTCAGCCAGTCACGCGGCGGCCAACACTTCGGCAACGAAGTAA
- a CDS encoding CHASE domain-containing protein has translation MSTSTEPRSPKQRWSLRITPLALLLTVLLLSAFLAALVAYFVGDQQRARFQREVATFDASLMRRLDSYVNVMVSTRALWSTGADIDRATFGRYVDDLDLPQRLPGAQSMGFGRWVPPALLSTYTQDQRRSVSDFNVHPLGPGVRGVKVPVTFSAPSSTIRSAVLGFDMYSESVRRAAIDQARLSNQPSVTAPLQLVNDQGRPDQPAVIFYLPVQRGGLLYGVVYVPVRMSDLLGSLDLERRGSPNLNLELQISDGSKPLYGTLSPGAVFQDTSKIEVGGRVWTVKHAAPADFGRDWAVAAPWIVMLAGTLVGIFSYLSFQAQVRARLRAEEVSRSLALSRSSLERARAEFEAIFRAMQDTAVFTDTNNLVLYANDALEPQFGYAPHELRGQSIAALHADGRIDRSPSLERVTTAYRRRSGQLFYGEMQRSAVKGERGEVIGHLEVIHDITGRIDAERALKAGERRYRGVLEAVPYPLWVTDGGEIGSGAIDSSETGRGESGGSEIGNTGNGGAVEYRNAKYQQTFGEAMLRDVLHPQDRPALEAAWQESLSSGKPLQLELSLNVLGEFRYFVMVGAPILDAVGRVSEWVFSVSDIHDRLQAERRAVHNEERYRGVLEGMPQMVWLTDEEGQPTYFNRRWYDYVGRERAQSGFLAALHPDDRHEFSRRWMQALGRRQPFEFEHRLLGAGGSYRTFMTRSVAIQGAAGQLPEWVGTSTDIDDQVYAEWSSRLVAAISGHLIGGEGQTPDSGVPGLRAVLSLMNERFTSMSALWVRRNGGQLTSPISQVRGHVREVRLLSHPDVVRGVEQALLSADPMLVEGEALLESNLSGLLLLPLGGKRVGLTSLGGGDSPLLAFGFRQHVRDRDLELAQELASRLSVAFESAQLSRRVREAQEELRELNVSLEQRVKQRTAELEEANSELEAFSYSVSHDLRTPLRHIVGFADLLQKDPGSTVSVRGQRYMGIIGDAASRMGQLIDDLLEFSRMGRQEMRQGEVALSNLVAEVIAELRLSSPGREATWDVGELPQVRGDASLLRQVLLNLLGNAAKYSAKSGSPTITMRANQTGSETVLEVRDNGVGFDSRYADKLFGVFQRLHRADEFEGSGIGLANVRRIVTRHGGRVWAESELGAGAVFFVALPHLTENPAPAGAVAEEALGD, from the coding sequence TTGAGCACTTCCACTGAGCCCCGCTCTCCCAAACAGCGCTGGTCGCTGCGGATCACCCCGCTGGCGCTGCTGCTGACGGTGCTGCTGCTCTCGGCTTTTTTGGCGGCGCTGGTGGCCTACTTCGTGGGCGATCAGCAGCGGGCCCGCTTTCAGCGCGAGGTCGCCACCTTCGACGCCAGCTTGATGCGGCGGCTCGACAGTTACGTCAACGTGATGGTGTCCACGCGGGCGCTGTGGAGTACCGGCGCGGACATCGACCGCGCCACCTTCGGGCGCTACGTCGATGATCTGGATTTGCCCCAGCGCCTCCCCGGCGCACAGAGCATGGGGTTTGGCCGCTGGGTGCCGCCCGCGCTGCTGAGTACCTACACCCAAGATCAGCGCCGCAGCGTTTCAGATTTCAATGTTCATCCGCTTGGCCCCGGCGTACGCGGCGTGAAGGTTCCGGTGACGTTTTCTGCGCCGTCCAGCACCATCAGGAGCGCCGTGTTGGGCTTTGATATGTACAGCGAAAGCGTGCGCCGCGCCGCCATCGATCAAGCCCGGCTGAGCAACCAACCCAGCGTCACCGCGCCGCTGCAACTCGTCAACGATCAGGGCCGACCGGATCAGCCCGCCGTGATTTTTTACCTGCCGGTGCAGCGCGGTGGGCTGCTCTACGGCGTCGTGTACGTGCCGGTTCGGATGAGCGATTTGCTGGGGAGTCTGGACTTGGAGCGGCGCGGCTCACCCAACCTCAACTTGGAGTTGCAGATCAGTGACGGTTCAAAGCCGCTCTACGGCACCTTGTCGCCGGGCGCGGTTTTTCAAGACACCTCGAAAATCGAAGTGGGCGGGCGCGTCTGGACGGTCAAGCACGCCGCGCCTGCCGACTTCGGGCGCGACTGGGCGGTGGCCGCGCCCTGGATAGTGATGCTGGCCGGCACCCTTGTCGGCATCTTCTCTTACCTGTCGTTTCAAGCTCAGGTGCGTGCCCGCCTGCGGGCCGAGGAAGTCAGCCGCTCGCTGGCGCTGTCGCGCTCAAGTCTGGAGCGGGCGCGGGCCGAGTTCGAAGCGATCTTCAGGGCCATGCAGGATACCGCCGTGTTCACTGACACCAATAATTTGGTGCTGTACGCCAACGACGCGTTGGAGCCGCAGTTTGGCTACGCGCCCCACGAACTGCGCGGCCAGAGTATCGCCGCGCTCCACGCCGACGGGCGCATCGACCGCAGCCCGAGCTTGGAGCGCGTCACCACCGCTTACCGCCGCCGCAGTGGGCAGCTTTTTTACGGCGAGATGCAGCGCAGCGCCGTCAAAGGCGAGCGCGGTGAGGTGATCGGGCACCTTGAAGTCATTCACGACATCACCGGGCGCATCGACGCCGAGCGTGCCCTCAAAGCCGGGGAGCGGCGCTACCGGGGCGTGCTAGAAGCCGTGCCGTATCCGCTGTGGGTCACGGACGGCGGCGAGATCGGCAGCGGTGCGATTGACAGCAGCGAGACTGGCCGTGGAGAGAGTGGCGGCAGCGAGATCGGCAACACGGGCAACGGCGGCGCGGTGGAGTACCGCAACGCCAAGTACCAGCAGACGTTCGGCGAGGCCATGCTGCGCGACGTGCTGCACCCGCAAGACCGCCCAGCTCTCGAAGCGGCGTGGCAGGAATCGCTCAGCAGCGGGAAGCCGCTGCAACTCGAGCTGAGCCTCAACGTGCTCGGCGAATTTCGCTACTTCGTGATGGTGGGTGCGCCGATTTTGGACGCGGTCGGGCGGGTCAGCGAGTGGGTCTTTTCGGTCAGCGACATCCATGACCGCTTGCAAGCTGAGCGGCGGGCCGTTCACAACGAGGAGCGCTACCGGGGCGTGCTGGAAGGCATGCCGCAGATGGTCTGGCTGACCGACGAGGAAGGCCAGCCGACTTATTTTAACCGCCGCTGGTACGATTATGTGGGCCGCGAACGCGCCCAGAGCGGTTTTCTGGCGGCTCTGCATCCCGACGACCGCCACGAATTCAGCCGCCGCTGGATGCAGGCCCTTGGACGCCGCCAGCCGTTTGAATTCGAGCACCGCTTGCTCGGCGCGGGCGGCAGTTACCGGACGTTCATGACCCGCAGCGTGGCGATTCAGGGTGCGGCGGGCCAACTGCCCGAATGGGTGGGCACCAGCACCGACATCGACGATCAGGTTTACGCCGAGTGGAGTTCGCGCTTGGTGGCGGCCATCAGCGGACACCTGATCGGCGGCGAGGGCCAGACGCCCGACAGCGGCGTTCCCGGCTTGCGGGCGGTTCTAAGCCTCATGAACGAGCGCTTTACCTCGATGTCGGCGCTGTGGGTGCGCCGAAACGGCGGCCAACTGACCTCGCCGATCAGTCAGGTGCGCGGGCACGTGCGCGAGGTGCGCCTGCTCTCACACCCGGACGTGGTGCGCGGCGTAGAGCAGGCGCTGCTGAGTGCCGACCCCATGCTTGTTGAAGGAGAGGCGCTGCTGGAAAGCAACTTATCCGGCTTGCTGCTGCTGCCACTCGGCGGCAAGCGGGTGGGCCTGACAAGTCTGGGCGGCGGCGACAGCCCGCTGTTGGCCTTCGGGTTCCGGCAACATGTGCGTGACCGCGACCTCGAACTTGCCCAAGAACTCGCCAGCCGCTTGAGCGTGGCGTTCGAGAGCGCCCAACTCTCGCGGCGGGTGCGTGAAGCGCAAGAAGAACTGCGCGAACTCAACGTGTCGCTTGAGCAGCGGGTCAAGCAGCGCACCGCCGAGTTGGAAGAAGCCAACAGCGAATTAGAGGCCTTCAGCTACAGCGTTTCGCACGACCTGCGCACCCCGCTGCGCCACATCGTCGGGTTTGCCGATTTGCTGCAAAAAGACCCCGGCAGCACCGTCAGCGTGCGCGGCCAGCGCTACATGGGTATCATCGGTGACGCGGCCTCACGGATGGGCCAACTTATCGACGACCTCCTCGAATTTTCGCGGATGGGCCGTCAGGAAATGCGTCAGGGCGAGGTGGCGCTGAGTAATTTGGTGGCCGAGGTGATTGCCGAGTTGCGCCTGAGTTCGCCGGGCCGCGAGGCCACTTGGGACGTCGGTGAGCTGCCGCAGGTGCGCGGCGACGCGTCGTTGCTGCGCCAAGTGCTGCTCAATTTGCTGGGCAACGCCGCCAAGTACAGTGCCAAGTCCGGGTCACCCACCATTACCATGCGGGCCAACCAGACCGGCAGTGAAACCGTGCTGGAAGTGCGCGACAACGGTGTGGGCTTCGACTCGCGTTATGCCGATAAGTTGTTCGGCGTCTTCCAGCGCCTGCACCGCGCTGACGAATTTGAGGGCAGCGGCATAGGACTGGCCAACGTTCGGCGCATCGTGACCCGGCATGGTGGGCGCGTCTGGGCCGAGAGCGAGCTGGGAGCTGGAGCGGTATTCTTCGTGGCTTTGCCGCACCTGACCGAGAACCCCGCGCCCGCCGGAGCGGTGGCCGAAGAAGCGCTGGGGGATTAA
- a CDS encoding PhoH family protein: protein MNEQTLITAQIRLNSPEEALNLLGTGDVNLRRMRERTPARLTARGDTVTISAQDAAQVASAERMVKDALELVRGGHEVTPEAVDRIANLNGEGRSLAAETSSAPTLPRGIKPKTPGQKIYLEKVESSDITFGIGPAGTGKTYLAVAMAVNALKSKKVKRIILTRPAVEAGEKLGFLPGDLQAKIDPYLRPLYDALYDMLDQEKFEAYLTSGVIEVAPLAFMRGRTLNDAFVILDEAQNTTGEQMKMFLTRMGFSSKVVVTGDVTQIDLPRHVTSGLAISKRILSQIEGIAWHEFTDVDVVRHPLVGKIIRAYEQAENAEQDKRAARRGDLQSIPENDKGSSEG from the coding sequence TTGAACGAACAAACGCTGATTACTGCCCAAATTCGCCTCAACTCACCGGAAGAAGCGCTCAACTTGCTCGGCACGGGCGACGTCAATTTGCGCCGGATGCGTGAGCGCACACCTGCACGCTTGACTGCGCGGGGCGACACTGTCACCATCAGCGCTCAGGACGCGGCGCAGGTCGCCTCAGCAGAGCGGATGGTCAAAGACGCGCTCGAACTGGTCAGAGGCGGCCACGAAGTTACGCCCGAAGCGGTCGACCGGATTGCCAATCTCAACGGCGAGGGCCGCAGCCTCGCTGCCGAAACCAGCAGCGCTCCCACTTTGCCCAGAGGCATCAAACCCAAGACGCCGGGCCAAAAGATTTACCTCGAAAAAGTCGAAAGCAGCGATATTACTTTTGGAATCGGCCCCGCCGGAACCGGCAAGACGTATTTGGCGGTGGCGATGGCCGTCAATGCGCTCAAATCCAAGAAAGTCAAGCGGATCATTTTGACACGCCCTGCCGTCGAAGCAGGCGAGAAACTGGGCTTCTTGCCGGGTGATTTGCAGGCCAAAATCGATCCTTATTTGCGCCCACTTTATGACGCGCTCTACGATATGCTTGATCAAGAGAAGTTTGAAGCGTATTTGACCAGCGGCGTGATTGAAGTGGCTCCACTGGCGTTCATGCGCGGCAGAACTTTGAATGACGCCTTCGTGATTTTAGACGAAGCCCAAAACACCACTGGCGAGCAGATGAAGATGTTTCTAACCCGCATGGGCTTTAGCAGCAAAGTGGTGGTCACCGGCGACGTGACCCAGATCGATTTGCCCAGACACGTCACCAGCGGCCTGGCCATTTCTAAACGCATTCTCAGCCAAATCGAGGGTATCGCTTGGCACGAGTTCACGGACGTGGACGTGGTGCGCCACCCCTTGGTGGGCAAAATTATTCGGGCCTACGAGCAAGCCGAAAATGCCGAGCAAGACAAGCGGGCGGCGAGGCGCGGCGACTTGCAGAGCATTCCCGAAAACGACAAGGGCAGCAGCGAAGGTTAA
- a CDS encoding phosphatase PAP2 family protein, whose translation MNLESFWLLITALGNDLIFIAVLALYGWLVRPSGIRALGVAFALSYLTNSLLKYGLNLPRPFANDPSVASAAAQATAGGPGLPSGHAQMSAALWGGVAAQLRRPWVWAVCLLLVALIAASRLALHVHYPSDVLVGLLLGAIFAGLAGAGLTGRGLFAHTFWWPLALLVVACLLPSSLPDEYSRGLGILAGFWFAAPRYLPPSCWVGRIGVAVIGLLTVLAVYLALGALAGLLPTVLDGPARAIRYFALVWVAIGGVPQLLKIWLRPVEEQHSASQSLPPLGQ comes from the coding sequence ATGAATCTGGAATCCTTTTGGCTACTGATCACTGCCCTCGGCAACGACCTCATTTTTATCGCGGTGCTGGCGCTTTACGGCTGGCTGGTGCGGCCTAGCGGCATCCGCGCTTTGGGCGTCGCCTTCGCGCTGAGCTACCTCACCAACTCGCTGCTCAAATACGGCCTGAACCTGCCGCGCCCGTTTGCCAATGACCCCAGCGTGGCCAGCGCCGCCGCTCAGGCCACGGCAGGCGGCCCCGGCTTGCCCAGCGGTCACGCCCAGATGAGCGCGGCGCTGTGGGGCGGCGTCGCGGCGCAGCTTCGGCGGCCCTGGGTGTGGGCGGTGTGCTTGCTGCTGGTGGCACTGATCGCCGCCTCGCGCCTCGCCCTCCACGTTCACTATCCTTCGGACGTGCTGGTGGGCTTGCTGCTCGGCGCGATCTTTGCAGGGCTGGCGGGCGCGGGTTTGACAGGCCGTGGACTGTTTGCCCACACCTTCTGGTGGCCGCTGGCACTACTGGTCGTCGCCTGTTTGCTGCCCTCCAGTTTGCCCGACGAGTACAGCCGGGGACTGGGAATACTGGCCGGATTTTGGTTCGCCGCGCCGCGCTACTTGCCGCCCAGCTGTTGGGTCGGCCGCATTGGGGTGGCGGTGATCGGTTTACTGACCGTGCTGGCCGTTTACTTGGCGCTCGGCGCGTTGGCGGGCCTGCTCCCCACTGTGCTGGACGGCCCAGCGCGGGCCATCCGCTATTTCGCGTTGGTCTGGGTGGCGATTGGTGGCGTGCCTCAACTGCTCAAAATCTGGCTGCGGCCCGTCGAGGAGCAACACAGCGCTTCCCAATCACTCCCGCCGCTTGGTCAGTAA
- the aroE gene encoding shikimate dehydrogenase, with protein MNDAGERKTQNKAMQRAYLFADPVSHTLSPAMHNAAFAACGLVAYYAARHVRPAELGAAVASLRQVDVLGANLTLPHKEAVLPFLDSLSAAARSIGAVNTIINRGGQLHGDNTDAPGFLAALAAAQAGNSDTAAGSAVVLGAGGAARAAVYALRSQGRRVYVINRTLSKAQSLCADLGGEARERQNVPWAEVKLIVNASSAGLGNPQETPLPDFEFSSLPPSALIYDMVYKPAETRLLREARAAGLSTENGLGMLAQQARLAFMAWTNCQPAIEVFLDALSENQPQARVEDSPP; from the coding sequence ATGAACGACGCAGGCGAACGTAAAACACAAAACAAAGCGATGCAGCGGGCCTACCTGTTCGCTGATCCGGTGTCGCACACCTTGTCGCCGGCCATGCACAACGCGGCGTTCGCGGCGTGCGGCTTGGTGGCCTACTATGCGGCGCGGCACGTCCGGCCCGCTGAGCTGGGCGCGGCTGTTGCCAGCTTGCGCCAAGTTGACGTGCTGGGTGCAAACCTGACTTTGCCCCACAAAGAAGCGGTTTTGCCTTTCTTGGATTCGTTGAGCGCGGCGGCCCGCTCCATCGGAGCCGTCAACACCATCATCAACCGGGGCGGCCAGCTTCACGGCGACAACACCGACGCGCCGGGATTTTTGGCGGCGCTGGCAGCCGCACAGGCGGGTAACTCGGATACGGCCGCAGGCAGCGCGGTGGTGTTGGGCGCGGGCGGCGCGGCGCGGGCCGCCGTCTACGCGCTGCGCTCACAGGGCCGCCGGGTCTACGTCATCAACCGCACGCTCAGCAAAGCCCAGTCGCTGTGCGCCGATTTGGGCGGCGAGGCACGTGAGCGCCAAAACGTGCCCTGGGCCGAGGTCAAGCTGATCGTCAACGCTTCGAGCGCGGGCCTCGGCAACCCGCAGGAAACGCCGCTGCCCGACTTTGAGTTCAGCAGTTTGCCGCCTTCGGCCCTGATTTACGACATGGTCTACAAGCCCGCTGAAACCCGCTTGTTGCGTGAGGCCAGAGCAGCCGGCCTGAGCACCGAAAACGGACTGGGAATGCTGGCGCAGCAAGCACGGCTGGCTTTCATGGCTTGGACAAACTGCCAGCCTGCTATCGAGGTCTTTTTAGACGCGCTCTCTGAAAACCAGCCTCAGGCCCGCGTGGAGGATTCACCACCTTGA
- a CDS encoding S8 family serine peptidase, which translates to MTRSLPALLLLSCTLLPFAAAQVQVSQAQVAQAKVPAAPISQPAPKPIISPVPKPSPAPKPATPAIKPALPELAPLPAVPKAAAPLVPFSAALTPTATPLPLAKLPTDPLYPQQWNLNAINMAAGWAVTGGQAITVAVLDTGYINDPELAGRLVNGYDFVSDAGRSGDGDGRDYDASGVGQFNYHGEGVANIIAAAHDNQGMAGINPVARILAVRVAGEDGLIAPQDLIDGLRWAAGLRVSGAPSNTRPAKVINLSLYADFIALSGCDARIQKAVDEVTAKGVLIVAGAANDAADAGGYSPAGCRGVLTVAATNRTGRRASYSNYGASVALSAPGGEPNDPLVFSSVAGEQRRNGTSFAAPQVAGVASLVMSLNPKLTPAQITSLLERTAKPFAFGCDANPARTCGAGLLDAGAALRAAQLESRQR; encoded by the coding sequence ATGACCCGCTCCTTGCCTGCTCTCCTGCTGCTTTCCTGCACCCTGTTGCCGTTCGCGGCGGCCCAAGTTCAAGTGAGTCAAGCCCAAGTGGCTCAGGCCAAGGTTCCCGCCGCGCCGATCAGCCAGCCCGCGCCCAAACCGATTATCAGTCCGGTTCCGAAACCATCACCCGCACCCAAGCCAGCCACACCAGCGATCAAACCCGCTTTGCCGGAACTGGCCCCGCTGCCCGCCGTGCCCAAAGCTGCCGCGCCGCTCGTGCCCTTTTCTGCTGCCCTCACGCCTACCGCTACGCCGCTGCCCCTCGCCAAATTACCCACCGACCCCCTATACCCTCAGCAGTGGAACCTGAACGCCATCAACATGGCAGCGGGCTGGGCGGTTACGGGCGGGCAGGCCATCACGGTGGCGGTACTGGACACCGGCTACATCAATGACCCCGAACTCGCGGGCCGCCTCGTCAACGGGTACGACTTCGTCTCGGACGCTGGGCGTTCCGGCGACGGCGACGGGCGTGATTACGACGCTTCGGGGGTGGGACAGTTCAATTATCACGGCGAGGGGGTGGCCAACATCATCGCGGCGGCGCACGACAATCAGGGCATGGCCGGTATTAATCCGGTGGCCCGCATCCTGGCGGTGCGGGTGGCGGGCGAGGACGGTTTGATCGCTCCGCAAGATCTGATCGACGGCCTGCGCTGGGCGGCGGGGCTGCGGGTATCAGGAGCGCCGAGCAATACCCGTCCGGCCAAAGTCATCAACCTGAGCCTCTATGCCGACTTTATCGCCCTGAGTGGCTGCGACGCCCGCATCCAAAAAGCCGTCGATGAGGTGACGGCAAAAGGCGTGTTGATCGTCGCCGGAGCGGCCAATGACGCGGCCGACGCGGGCGGTTACAGTCCGGCGGGCTGCCGGGGCGTGCTGACAGTGGCCGCCACCAACAGAACCGGGCGGCGGGCCAGCTATTCCAACTACGGCGCGAGCGTAGCCCTCTCGGCTCCGGGCGGCGAGCCGAATGACCCCCTGGTGTTCAGCTCGGTCGCGGGCGAGCAGCGGCGCAACGGCACCAGCTTTGCTGCGCCGCAGGTCGCGGGCGTGGCCAGTTTGGTGATGAGCCTCAATCCCAAGCTGACGCCCGCGCAAATCACCTCGCTGCTGGAACGCACCGCCAAGCCGTTTGCCTTTGGCTGCGACGCCAACCCCGCCAGAACCTGCGGTGCGGGCCTGCTGGACGCGGGCGCGGCTTTGCGGGCCGCTCAGCTGGAGAGCCGTCAGCGCTGA